A single genomic interval of Macadamia integrifolia cultivar HAES 741 chromosome 6, SCU_Mint_v3, whole genome shotgun sequence harbors:
- the LOC122081055 gene encoding axial regulator YABBY 1: MSSSSSPFTLDHISPSDQLCYVHCNFCDTVLAVSVPCSSMFKTVTVRCGHCTNLLSVNMRSLLLPAANQLHLGHAFFSPSHNLLEEIPSPQPNMLIDQPNPTDPVVSFRGGADELPRPPVVNRPPEKRQRVPSAYNRFIKDEIQRIKAGNPDITHREAFSAAAKNWAHFPHIHFGLLPDQSQTVKKTNVCQQEGEDVVMKDGFFASANVGVSPY, from the exons atgtcatcatcttcttctccttttacaTTGGACCACATCTCTCCCTCCGACCAGCTCTGTTACGTCCATTGCAACTTCTGCGACACCGTCCTCGCG GTGAGTGTTCCTTGCAGCAGCATGTTCAAGACAGTTACGGTCCGATGTGGTCACTGCACCAACCTGCTTTCCGTCAACATGCGTAGTTTACTTCTGCCTGCAGCAAATCAGCTTCACCTCGGCCAtgctttcttctctccttctcataATCTTCTG GAAGAGATCCCAAGCCCACAACCGAACATGCTGATTGATCAACCTAACCCAACTGATCCTGTGGTCTCCTTTCGTGGAGGTGCCGATGAGCTCCCGCGTCCTCCAGTTGTTAATAGAC CTCCGGAGAAGCGACAGAGAGTCCCATCCGCCTACAACCGATTCATCAA GGACGAGATCCAACGCATCAAGGCCGGAAATCCCGATATAACTCACAGAGAGGCCTTCAGCGCAGCTGCAAAGAAC TGGGCCCACTTCCCACACATCCACTTTGGTCTCCTGCCTGACCAGAGCCAGACTGTGAAGAAGACTAATGTGTGCCAACAG gaaggagaggacGTTGTCATGAAAGATGGGTTTTTTGCTTCTGCAAATGTTGGTGTCTCTCCCTACTAA